One part of the Girardinichthys multiradiatus isolate DD_20200921_A chromosome 10, DD_fGirMul_XY1, whole genome shotgun sequence genome encodes these proteins:
- the LOC124874597 gene encoding cartilage-associated protein-like isoform X2: MNAALGEPPSHSYYWIHLNDLQRAVTCAHTFLQRNPEDQEMLRLMEEYKSEYDLNGFLVDHEEHFYEPSFVSGVKLFNSGNYNSSIEHLEEALRLYLQEYDLCQAECEGIGHFSSDRDFYALLAEVYIDTLKCKIQCEENLMWRILCPLIYHYLQYAYYKLNDGRRAVPCAYSYFLFQPQDPVMKHNLLYYKAYSPQWGLQSQHLTQRPSGTTTRASLKNRC; encoded by the exons ATGAATGCGGCCTTGGGTGAGCCCCCCTCCCATTCATACTATTGGATTCAT CTGAACGACCTGCAGAGGGCTGTCACGTGTGCCCACACCTTCCTCCAGAGAAACCCTGAGGACCAGGAGATGCTCCGACTGATGGAGGAGTACAAGAGCGAGTACGACCTCAACGGCTTCCTCGTTGATCACGAAGAACATTTTTATGAG CCCTCGTTTGTTAGCGGTGTGAAACTGTTCAACTCGGGCAACTACAACAGCAGCATCGAACACCTGGAGGAAGCCTTGAGGCTCTACCTGCAGGAGTACGACCTTTGTCAGGCAGAATGTGAAGGGATCGGTCATTTCTCCTCAGACAGGGACTTCTACGCTCTATTAGCAG AAGTCTACATCGACACGTTGAAGTGCAAGATACAGTGTGAGGAAAACCTAATGTGGAGAATTTTGTGCCCACTTATTTACCACTACCTCCAGTATGCTTATTACAAGT TGAACGACGGGCGCAGAGCCGTGCCCTGTGCGTACAGCTACTTCCTGTTCCAGCCACAAGACCCAGTAATGAAGCACAACCTGCTGTATTATAAGGCCTACAGTCCACAGTGGGGTCTTCAGTCCCAACACCTAACACA GAGGCCCTCAGGTACTACGACCAGAGCGTCGCTCAAAAACAGATGTTGA
- the LOC124874597 gene encoding cartilage-associated protein-like isoform X1: MRDTKECLLIMVGLSAKGGLHLLLLIFFCVNFAVRTSVQYESYSFRSFPKEELLPLTSAYGLAMESYATGNWTESIQYLEQSLRLHRLLRESVRYCVIHCNSSSHEEPLFTAASSDLRDYWRVMRTASCRKKCRAHFPVLQLPLPSRETLDEFSRRFPYRYLHFAHSKLNDLQRAVTCAHTFLQRNPEDQEMLRLMEEYKSEYDLNGFLVDHEEHFYEPSFVSGVKLFNSGNYNSSIEHLEEALRLYLQEYDLCQAECEGIGHFSSDRDFYALLAEVYIDTLKCKIQCEENLMWRILCPLIYHYLQYAYYKLNDGRRAVPCAYSYFLFQPQDPVMKHNLLYYKAYSPQWGLQSQHLTQRPSGTTTRASLKNRC; the protein is encoded by the exons aTGAGGGATACAAAGGAATGTCTTCTTATCATGGTTGGACTGAGCGCAAAAGGAGGCttgcatttattattattaatattcttCTGTGTGAACTTCGCTGTTAGGACATCTGTACAATATGAAAGCTACAGTTTTAGGAGTTTTCCCAAAGAAGAGCTCCTTCCCCTCACCTCAGCCTACGGACTGGCGATGGAAAGCTATGCAACAGGAAACTGGACTGAATCCATCCAGTACTTGGAGCAAAGTTTGCGTTTGCACCGACTTCTCAGGGAAAGTGTGAGGTACTGTGTAATCCACTGTAACAGCAGCAGTCACGAGGAGCCGCTTTTCACTGCAGCATCCTCAGATCTAAGAGACTACTGGCGGGTCATGAGGACGGCGTCCTGTCGGAAGAAATGTAGAGCGCATTTCCCAGTGCTGCAGCTGCCGCTCCCCAGCAGGGAGACCCTGGACGAGTTCAGCAGAAGATTTCCATACAGATATCTGCATTTTGCTCACTCAAAG CTGAACGACCTGCAGAGGGCTGTCACGTGTGCCCACACCTTCCTCCAGAGAAACCCTGAGGACCAGGAGATGCTCCGACTGATGGAGGAGTACAAGAGCGAGTACGACCTCAACGGCTTCCTCGTTGATCACGAAGAACATTTTTATGAG CCCTCGTTTGTTAGCGGTGTGAAACTGTTCAACTCGGGCAACTACAACAGCAGCATCGAACACCTGGAGGAAGCCTTGAGGCTCTACCTGCAGGAGTACGACCTTTGTCAGGCAGAATGTGAAGGGATCGGTCATTTCTCCTCAGACAGGGACTTCTACGCTCTATTAGCAG AAGTCTACATCGACACGTTGAAGTGCAAGATACAGTGTGAGGAAAACCTAATGTGGAGAATTTTGTGCCCACTTATTTACCACTACCTCCAGTATGCTTATTACAAGT TGAACGACGGGCGCAGAGCCGTGCCCTGTGCGTACAGCTACTTCCTGTTCCAGCCACAAGACCCAGTAATGAAGCACAACCTGCTGTATTATAAGGCCTACAGTCCACAGTGGGGTCTTCAGTCCCAACACCTAACACA GAGGCCCTCAGGTACTACGACCAGAGCGTCGCTCAAAAACAGATGTTGA